The Geomonas agri genome contains the following window.
GTCGATCCGATGCTGCTCCAGCATGCGGGCAAGGCGTGCCGCTTCGGAGCGCGCCGGGCGGTAGGCCCGGATGTCGACGCCAAGGGCGCGGGCAAGTCGCTTGACGAGGAAAGCAAAATCCACCTGAATCTCCTTTTTGATGATCTTCCTCGTGAACCGGGCGCGCAGTCTCTACCCTGCGGCGCCTCCAGCCATGATGTCACGGTACAGGTCGAGGTGCCGTTGCGCACACACCCTGATGTCGAATCTCTCTTCTACCTTGGCGCGGCAGAACGCCGGCAAGGCGGCCCCCTTCGCGGTGGCTTGCAGCACCCACGCGATGCCATCGGCAAGCGACTCCGGATCGAAGGGACGGGCCAGGTAGCCGTCGACTCCGTGGGTAATAAGGTCCGGCATTCCCCCGACATCGAAACCTACGCAGGGGGTGCCGCAGGCCATGGCCTCCATGACCGTGCAGGGAAGGTTCTCCTGCCGCGACGGGGCCAGAAAGAGATCGGCAACGCTGTAGAGCCGGTTCAGGTCCTGCTGGTCCTCGAAGTAGCCAAGGTACCTGGCAGGCAGCCCCAGGTCGAGCTTGCTGTCGGGAATGTCGCGGCCGAACAGCAGCAGCTCCACGGTCTGACCAAGCCCCGCCCGCGCCAGCTGTTCCAGGGCCGGCGCCAAGTACTGCGCCCCCTTGTTGCTGTCGCTGAGACCGCGCACGGCGCCGAACAGGATATAACGCCGGTCCTCGGGCAGTCCGAGCGCGCGGCGCGCCTCCGCCTTATCCAGCGGACGAACCGATACCAGGTCGAGGCCGTTGGGGATCACTTCGATCCTGCGCCCGCGAAACAGGGAGCTTTCGCCTGCACAGCGGGCCATCCAGCGACTGGGCGCCACCACCGTCATGGAGACCTGCCGCCACGCCCGCTGTTTCCGGTTCCAGACCACGCGGGAAAGGTCGTGCTCGTGGCGGGAAGCAAGCTGAGGACAGGCACCGCACGCGCCGGTATAGCGAAGGCACTCCTGCGGGACGTGACACCCCCCGGTGAAAGGCCAGGAGTCGTGGAGGGTCCACACCACCGGGCGCTTGAACCGCGCCAGAGTCTCCACCCTCAGGAACCCACCCGCCACCCAGTGCAGATGGACGACATCAGGCGCCAGTGCGGCGACGTCCCCGGCCAGCGCATCGGGGAGCACGGCAGGCGTGAAAGTGGTCCCCCTACCGCGGCGGCTCGCCAGGGCCGGGAGTGCGTCAAGGAAGTACCTCAAAAAGGCAAACTGAGCGGCACCGCGTCCAAGCTTGGCCGTGACCAGCGGATCGCTACCGGGAGTGGTCTGGACCAGCATCCGGGACGCCGCCCCGTGCCCCAGGAGCCCCTGGTGCAGACGGCGAGCTGCGTTGAAGGCGCCGCCGCCGGTATCCGAGGTGGAAAGATGCAGGACTTTCATGAGATCCAGAACCGTGACAGCTGTTTTTTAAAGGTAGCGAGGTCCCAGTCGCGCACGACCTGGCGCGGCAATTGTTGCACATCGGTACCGGCACGCCACTGTCCCGGGAAAGCGGAACAGGTCCGGGCAAAGCCCAGTTCGCGGCACACGGATACCGTTGCGCCGGTGTAATCCCGCCTGGTGCCGAAGGGGTAAGAGAAGACTTCGGCCTTCTTACCGGTCAACTCCTCCAGGCGCGCTCTTGAAGCCGCTATTTCCTCGCGCTGGTGCGAGGCAGGCAACGTAGAGAGCGAGGAGTGGGTCACGGTATGGGCACCCAAGGTCACCTGGGGACTGGCAGCCAAGGTGCGCAACTCCTCCCCAGAGAGGGACCGATGGGTCGCCCGCCCCTCCTTTCCTGCTCCGGCCCACGATCGCAACTTGTCCAGGTGATCCTCACGCTGTTGCGGCAGCTCGCGACGCAGCAGCGGCAAGAGCTCCTGGTAGCACCGGGCACGCTGCTGCGGCATCGCGGTATCCCAGCGTTTCGCCGCCCCATTGATCTGCAGTTCCAGGGCAGGAGGATAGGTTCGCTCGGTGAGCAGCAAGCGTTCCACATCGTCCCACCAGAATTCCCGGCCACTCCCCAGCAGTTCCGTCGCCACGAAGAAGGTGGCAGGAACCTGCAGTTCTTCCAGTATGGGCAGCGCCTCCAGCGCGTTGTCCGCGTAGCCGTCATCGAAGGTGACCACCACCGCCGGTTTCGGGATGCGCTCCCAATCGTCATCCAGGCGCGCCAGGGCGAAGTTTTCCTTTAGATAACGCATCTGGGCCCGAAAGTTCTCTGGCGACACCGCCAAGAGTTGCGGGTCGTGTTCCAGCCGGGTGACCCGGTGGTAAAGCAGGATCAGCACCGGCGGGCTCAAGCGGTTACGCACCCACCTGCTCGCCATCAGCAGCGGGGATACCCCCATATGGATCGCATCCAGCAGCATCAGGCCCCCTTGCTCCCGCGGGACGAGGCATCCAGCAGTCCTTGCAGCAGTCCCGCCAGTCCCGGGGCACGGTGGGCGAAGGTGTAGTTCTCAAGCGTGCGTCGCTGCGCCGCCCTCCCCATCTCCTCGGCAACGATTCTATGTTCCAGGAGCCACTTCACCTTTTCCACGCATTCCTCGGCAGAGCGGAACACCGCGACCTCGCGGTCCGGCTCGAAGATCTCGTGCAAATTCTGCTTCCAGTCACTCACCAGGCAGGACCCGACGCCGCTCACCTCGTACAGTCTCATGTTGGACGCAAACAGAGGGGAGGAGTCGGCGTGGATGTTGAGAGCGAGCAGCGAGTCGGCAACGAGCTGGAACATCTCGAGGCCGAACAGCGCCGGCTTAAGGAAGGGACGTAGCCGCGGGTTCACCGGCCAGCACTGCTCCGGCGTCAGCCCGGCAACCACCCCCAGGAGCGGCAGTCCCCGCAGCGACTTTTCGGATACGCCCAGTTTGGTAAGCCCCCTCATGCCCAGGTTCACTCCCACCTTGACCAGCGATTTCAGATGGTCAGCTCTGGATGTCGAGGCGCTGGGCGAGTGGATGGCCAGCGGTACCTGCCGTGACAGCAACTCCAAGAGAGCGTCCCGCTGAAGGTGAAAGTCGTTGAAGCGCAGCAACTGCCCGATGAAGGTGATTTCCAGGCTCTTCTCTCGCTTGTCGAGGCGCTGCAAAATGGTGGGATCGAAGCTGTGCGGGAAGCAACGCGCAGGGTACCCCTCCTGTTGCAGGGCTGTCACCGATTCAGGCGCACAGGACAGGATCAGGTCCAGGTCCGACCACACCTCGGTCTTGGGCATGGCGCTCCCCACCCAACCGAGGACACCCCTGATGGAAGGGATGTCACGCCTGAGCGCGTGCAGCAACGCCTGGTCATACTCATCGAACCAGACCAGGTCGGGTTGGAACTCCTTGGCCTGCAGCAGCAGGATCTGCTTCAAATCGACCGTGCTCCACTGCTTCATACCCCGGTCCCTGGCCCAGGCACGCTGCATCGGCTCCACATTCCAGATGATGTCGAGGACGTCCCAGCCGTGTGGGCGCAGCGCATCACGCCAGCAACTGGACCAGCCGAACGCGTCCTGCTCGTACGCCTCCTTCTGCACGGCGTAGGTGCAGGCGCCAAGCTCCGGGCGCGAGCCGTAGAACGACTGCAGGTACCTCGCATAGGATGAAGTGATGATCAGCAGTTTCAATCGATTACCGTCCCATATTCCTTACGAATCCCCAGTCCTCGCCGCTTTCGGAGATGTGGAAGGAGTGCAGCCCCGCCTTTGCCAGTGCCTCGATGCAGGCGTTGGTATCTTTGATCCCCTTGCCGGGGAAGCGATGGTGGAACTCGACCAACAGTTGCTGCGCCCCCCCGGCCACCGGGGAACTGGTAAGGATGTCGCCGATGACGCCGTACTCGGCCCCCTCGATGTCCATCTTGAGCAGGTCGATGCGGTCGTGCCCCAGCAGGGACATGATGGTCTCCAACCGGTACACCGCCACCTCGATGGCATTCTTTGCCGTGCGGCGACGCCTGAGCAGGGTGTGGCTGACCCACTCCGCGTTCTCCGGGGGATAGAAGAGCGCCGTCCCATCGTAGTCCGCGAGCCCGTAAGGGTGGAAGACGAACTCTTCCGGCAGGCTCTGCCGCTGCACGAATTGAGCTGAACGCGGCGTGGGGTCGAAAGCGTGGACCGTGACACCGTACTTCTCGATGACGGCGAGGTCCCAGCTGATGTCCTCGCCCACCCCGAAGGAGTAGACCACCCCACTGCGGGTGAGGCCTTCCGGGCAGAAGGTCCAGGCACCGTAGCTCAACTCGCCAAGGGTCACGGTTGGGCAGGAAAGTTCGGGCGCCTGTGGGAGTCGATGTCCCAGCGCGAATTCCACACCTTGTTTAAGCAGCAGTTTCAGTCCGTCCAGCATCAAGGCTCCTTCAATCCTTCCCGGAGGGCACCCTGCCCATAAGGTATCCCAATCTTCCGGCCAAGTCCTCGGCCCTCCGGACCAGTTCGGTCCTCAGGGGACGCGAGGGGCGCAGCAAGGCAAATGGTGTTGCCGCAAGCGACAAGAGGGCGGCGCAAAAAGCAACGACGTAGGATGCTGAGCAGATACGCCTCCCCTGCATGACGGCGAGCGAGCGACCGGAGTTGTAGCTGCGCCTCAGGATGAAAGCCACCGTGGTGAAGCGCGCCGGTGTCCAGTGCCGGACCGAGATGGCCGGATCGTACCAAAAGAGAGGGTGCTTCGCGTAAATCCTCTGCGCGAGATCCGTCTCTTCGCCTGGCCCCGTGCTTTCACCGGTTGCACAGCCGTACCGTGGTGAGAACCCGCCCAATTCCTCGAGAACACTCCTGGCGAAAGCCACGTTCGCCCCGGAAAACCCGTGCCTTGCGCGGGGCGGCGTGAGGAAGCCGGCGCTCTTTCCCCATGTGCGCAGTTCAAATTCATCGCTAAACCAGGAAGGGGGAGCAGCCTCGTACCAGGGCCGGATCTCCCCCCCCACGGATACCGGTCGCGGCGACACGGCGGTGAAGGCATCGATGATACGTTCGCACCACTCCGGGCATGCCTGGGCATCGTCGTCGATATAAGCGACGAGCTCCCCCTGTGCTTCGCGCCAGCCGCGGTTGCGGGCGTGGCTGACACCCTGCCGGGGTTCGTGCACCAGCCGGAGATTGGGGATGCGCGGCGCGAAGGAAGAGACGACCGTGCTGGTCCCGTCCGTCGAGTTGTTGTCGATGACGAGGACCTCATAACGCTCATTATCCAGAGTTTGCCCGGCAAGCGACTGCAGGCAGTGCCCCAGCAGGGCCTCCCTGTTGTAGGTGCATACCACCACGGAGAGGAGCGGTCTCATCGATCGTCCCCCATGGTGGGGAGGGAGTCAAAAAGCTTCCCATAGTAACTGTCGAATCCCTTTCCGGAGAAGTTGGCGACGGCATGGGCGTAGGCCGCATCGGACAACCGGTGCAAAAGCCGCCGGTCCTGGTGCAGCCGCGCGACGATGGCCGCGAAGCGGCTCACCAGGCCGTCTTCGTCACGGCAATCGCCCAGGATAAACCCGTTTTCGCCGTCGCGGAGATGATGGCTGATGCCGCCTACGTCGGTCGTCGCAGGAACGACGCCGTTGGCCATGGCTTCCATGACCACCATCGGAAAACCTTCCCTCTCGGAGGTGAGCAGCAGGATATCGCTCGCGCGGTACGCTGCGGCGACCGCTTCCGGGTCCGGCAATTCGCCTGCGAAGCGACAATAGGCCTGGTCAGCCGCTGCTACGGCATCCGTGAGCGCTCCGACAAGGGTGAAATCGGCCGGGACACCTTGCATATGGCAGAGCCTGGCGATGCGTCCCACCAGATGCACCCTTTTCTCTTCCGATCCCCGCCCCACGTAGAGAACCTGGAGCCGCTCCGTCGCCGTCCTTTCGGGCTTCGTGGCCGGGATAGCGACCCCGTTTTCAACCACGTCGATCCGATCCATGAGGTCCTCGGACAGGCCGCGGGCCGCGTAAAGGCGCCTCATGTCCTCGAGGGTACGGTAGTCGATGACGATGCGCCGGTCGATCCGGTCGCAGTACGGCAGGGACACCTCCTCGATGCCTCCGCCAAAGGCGTGGATCAGGTCCACCACCCTGACGTCGGGGCGCAGATACGGGAGCAGCGTGTAGAAAAAAGGCGTGTTGCAGCCAAAGACCAGGGCGGCATCGCTTTTGTTGATGACGGCGGCAAGGTAGCCGCGCAGAAAAGCCTGCAAGGGAAGCAGCTCCAGCAACCGTGACAGGTCCCAGAGGTTACCGGCGCGAGCGAACTCGTCCTTGAAGGCGGCGTTACGGGACCTGTTGGTGATCACGATGCGGGGATTATCGCCGGAGGCCAGCTTCACGATCTCGGCATGCACCCGCTCCGCCCCTCCCACATGGAAGAAGGGGAAGAAAAAATAGAGCCTGGATCTCGTGCCCGGCAGCATGTTGCCGCAGAGCATACCGGCCCGCACCAGGGCTTCCCGCACCACACCCTTGACCCGCGCCGAGAGCAGGCGGGAGGAGTCACGCAGCAGTTCTTGAATCAAAGTCCTGATGAACGAGCCGGAGGGGAGCCGCCCGGCGCACCACTGCGCCAGGCAAAGCGCCTTGATCCTGACGTTCTTGAAGTCGGCTTCCTGGCGGTTGCTGGTCGAGGTTACCGACTCCTGATGGACCCGGTACCTGAGCAGTACCTGGTCGAGTTTCTCCATGCGGCATCCCAGCGCAGCCAGCCGCAGCCATAGCTCGTAATCCTGCGCGTACGGCACCTTCTCGTGATAGGGATGGCGCAGCAACAGCTCACGGCGCATCATAACGCTGGGGTGGGCCAGGCAGTTGCAGACAGGGAGCCGGCCGCGAATATCATCCCAGGTCACGGTCTCGCGGTCAGCCTGCCAGGCGCCGAGATCCGTGCCGTCGGCACCCATGAGCTCTACCCAGGTCCCCAGCACCTCGACCTCAGGGTGGCTCTCCAGGTATTCCACTTGGCGCTCCAGCCGCCGCGGCAGTGAAACATCGTCAGCGTCCATGCGGGCTATGTAGCGCCCGCGCGCGAGCTGCGCCCCCCGGTTCAGGGCGCCGGCGACCCCGAGTCTGACGTCGTTTCGGACCACGCGGATCCTGGCATCGCTGTAGCCGCGCAAGAGGTCGAGGCTTGTGTCCGAGGAGGCGTCGTCGAGCACCAGCAGCTCAAAGTCCGTGAAGCTCTGGGACAGCACGCTGTCGATGGCCTCGGCCAGGTAGCGTTCGGCGTTGCGGACCGGCATCAGCACCGTGACGGCAGGCTGGCTATGTCCCTGTTCAGGCGGAGAAGTCATGGTGCTCCATCCAGATGGCCAGGACCAGCAAGATCCAGCTTTGGTAGTCGCGCCCGGCGGCTATCCGGGCGAGTTCCTTGGAGTCGAAGAAGCCGACCAGCTTACCACCCGGCGGCAGCAGGTACTGGTGCAGCATATCCTGCAGGGCGTCCTGCGCCATCCAGCCGGCGACCGGCGCGCCGAAGCCTTGCTTGCCCCGGGAACGGACGGCGGGGGTCCAGCACTCCCCGAAGGCCTGGCGCAGGATCATCTTGTCCTGGGAATCGCTGAGCTTCAGCGCCACCGGGAGCCCCGCCAGGAAGGAGGCGAGCTCCAGGTCGAGAAACGGGGCTCGCAACTCCAGGCCGTGCGCCATGGCGGCCCGGTCGATCTTGGTCAAGATGTCACCGGGAAGGTAGTCACAAAGATCCATGCGCAGGGCGTCATCCACCCCTCCGAAGAGGGTGGGCGCCGAGACGGGTGGCAGCTCGAGCCCGAATCGGGAAAGCTCGGCGTCGCTGAAATAGACGTTCTGGCGACGGTGCAGCTCAGCGCTTTCCCTCGCTTCCCGGCCCAGGTGGTAGCCCCCGGCAAGCTCCCGCCACCGCATCGGGAGGCCGACACCGGTCCTGCGGCACGCCCCCCAGGCGAGCGCCACGAGCATCATCTTCCAGCGGTCCCGAGCCGCCGCAGAATCAGCCCAGTAAAGGGGCCGATACCAGGAATACCCCCCCAGGAGTTCATCGCCGCCATCCCCGGTCAGCACCACCTTCAGGGTGCGCGCCGCCTCCCGGCACATCACGAAAGTCGGGATGTTGGAGGAGTCGGCGAAGGGCTCGTCGTAGCACGTGGCCATCTCATGCAGTAGTAAGGGAAGATCGAGCCGGTCCGCCAGCAGCTCGCGGTGGTCCGTGCCGTAGCGGGCAGCGATCTCCCGTGCGTAAGGAAGCTCGTTAATCTCCTTACCGAAGCCGAAGGCGAAGGTCTTGAGGCTGGCGGCGCGCTCGCTGGCCAGGGCGACAATGGTGCTGGAGTCGAGTCCGCCGCTCAAGAAGGCGCCCACCTCCACGTCCGCCACGAGCTGCCGCTCGATCGCTCTTCCCATTAGTTCCCGAAACCGCTCCACGGCGTCATCGAGACTGATGGGCGCTGCCGGGGGGGGGAGCTCCCAGTACCTGCTTACGGTGACCCTTCCCCCGCTCCAGACCAGCGCGTGGGCCGGAGGTAGTTGGTGGATGTTGCTGTAGATGGTCCGGTCACAGGGAACGTAGAGATGCTTCAGGTAGTGGGCCAGCGAGAGGCGGTCCAGCTGCGGGCGCACCATGCCGCTGGCCAGGATCGCCTTCAGCTCGGAGGCGAAGACCAGCTCCCCCTCGGGGGCCACCGCGTAGTAAAAGGGCTTTTCACCGAAACGGTCCCGGGCACAGAAGAGTTCCTGCCTGGCGTCGTCCCAGATGGCGAAGGAGAACATCCCCGGCAGACGCCGCAGCATCTCCCGACCGTGACGGCCGTAAAGGGCCAGTATCACCTCGGTATCTGAGGAGGTTACAAACGGGTGGGGCTCCAGGTATCTCCTGATGTCCTGATAGCCGTAGATCTCGCCGTTGAAGGTGATCCCGGTAGAGCCGTCGGAGGAGAGCATGGGCTGCCGCCCCCCTTCCAGGTCCACGATGGCCAGACGCCGGTGTCCGAGGGCGCAGTTGGCAAAGAAACTGCTCCCGGCGCCATCGGGACCGCGGTGGGCCAGGCTATCGGTCATGAGCCGCAACTGCTCCCTGAAACGCTCCGCCTGGGGCGCGACTATGCCAGCTATTCCGCACATATGGCTTACCCGGACCCGTCCGGCAACGCCGGCCTCGCCGCAACGAAGGAAGTGGCGCACCAGACGGTTTGCCTAATGTCGCCGCAGCCGGCGGCGGCGAACCAGCCCTTAACCTCTTCGCCGGTATGCGTGGATGCGAAATGCGGGGTGATGGCATCAAAGACGTCGAGGATCCGCCAGCGGAGGTCCGGGAGCGGGACGTTTACCAGGAACCTCGTCTCCAGGGCGAAAACGGCGCGCGGACCGAGCAGGGGCGCGTTTCCCACCAGTCGCAGCAGGTGGTAAAGCAGGCCGGCGGAGCAGTAGGAATAGGCGAGCGCCGCCCCGGTGGCGAAGCGGCGACCCAAGCGCTCGCCGAGCTTTGCATGCAGGTTCCTGAGAAAGTGCACCGACGGGTGGTCGTACAGCCCTCCCTTGGGATAGACGCAGCAGGCGAGCTTCCCTCCCGGCCGCACCATGCTCACCAGTCGCGCCAGACCTTGGGCGGGATCGGGGGTGTGGTGCAGCACCCCGATGCTGTAGGCAAGGTCGAAACTTCCGGGTTGGAAGGGGGGATTGAGGATGTCCCCCTGCACGATCAGGACGTCGCTGTCGGCGCTGAAGTTCTCGCGCGCCGCCTCGACGGCGGCACTCATGTCCATCCCCACGGCGATTCCGCCGCACCTCCTCACCTGGTCCAGGAACCGGCCGGAGCCGCAACCAAACTCGACCACCAGCTTCCCTTTCAACTGGTCAGGCTCCCACTCGGTCACGCTGCGGAACATCCGCGCCGTGTGTCCCTGCATCGGCCTCCCCGCGTTGTCAGCCTCGAACTGCACGCGAGGCCAGCGGCGCCACTCGTAGCCGAAACTCCCGGAGTACCGCTGCGCGCTAACGAAGCGGGGCACGCCGTTGACGACGGGATAGCGGGTGACCCCGTCCGCGGCGGTGAGGACGCCGGTACGGACCATGCCTTTGCCGTCGTACTCCTCCACGGACAGGCTGAGCCCGCTACCGGTGACCGGACAGCGCAGAATCGGAACGAACTTGGGATGCATGAGAGGGTCGGTACCTGCCTTTCTGACTAACGCTTGCGCCACGCCGCGGGCACCACGTCCGAGGTGTCATGTCTCTCGTCGCGCAGCCACTTTTTCGGTGCGAACACGATCTTTCCGTGGTTCTGGTTCAGCCACGCCCCCCACCAGCTGAAGGAGCTGTTGGCGATGATGTTGTGCCGGCAAAGGCTCATCAGGCGCAGATCTTCATGGGCCAGTTCTGGGCCGTTATGGCCGACGACGGTCGTTGGCAACCCGGTGGCGAAATGCGCCTCCACCCATTCCGGCTCGTCCGAGAAAAGGAACAGGTGTGGTTCAGGCACCGTGCGGCAAAGCTCCTCGACGCAGGGGTGGTAGTAGTCCATCCCGCAGACGCCGTGGGTCTCGCTGCTGGCCGGATTGGTGACGTAGTCGCCGCGACGCACGTGGACCGAAACGGAGTTGCAGGCGCCGATCGCCTCGGCCACGCGCCGGTTCTCGCCACTAAGGGGCTCCCGGCAGGTGAACTCACGGCGCAGCGCATCGGAGACCTCGTCGAAGTACTTCTCCGACTGCCAGTACCCCACGAGGTAACTCTGTCGGGGGGCGGACAGGACCCGAGGGTCAAAGTGAAAATGCCGTTCCGTCACCATGGTGGCACGGGGGAACCCGACCACCTGGCGCAACTTGGACCAGGCCAGCCCCCACAAGGTTTCTTGCAGGCAAAACGTGGAGGCGATCTCTTCCGGCGAGGCGATGCCGGCCGAGATGTTCAAGGTGTTGAGCTGGAAGGTCCTGGGAGTGCAGCCGGCAGGACAGTTTTCCAGCTCCGAGAGGTCGAGCTTCAACTCGACCTTGTGGTGCTGCGCCAGGCGGCGCCCCGCAGCGTACTGGAACATCTGGTTCCCCAGCCCGCCAGCCAGTCGCACGACGATCATGGCGTCCTTCCTGATGTGCCAACGCTTGCGGCATGCCCCGTCGTCACGCGGCAGCTGAAGCAAGGCAGTCCCTGCCCCCCTTGGGCGCTGATCACGCTCCCTCCTTTCGGAACCAGAAGCAGCCGCAACCGTAGTTCTGGGCGTCGGCCAGTTCCCTGGCGGCGTCGGTCACGATGCCACCGCCTTGGGCATCATCGGGGATGAGTGCGAATTGCTGCAGGTTCAGTTCCCCGAAGTAGCTGACGACCTGGTCGTAGGAATAGATCCGGTGTGCGTTGAAAGCGATGCGGGGCTTCCCGATCGGGACCACGAAAAGAAGGTCCCCTCCCGGTGCCAGCACCCTCTTCAGTTCGGCCGCCGCCTTCAGGTCCCCTTCCGGGTCGAGCCGGTCGCCGTAGCGCCCAAGCCCTACATGCTCGACGACGTGCATGCAGGAGAGCGACCGGACACTGGCGTCGGCGAAGGGAAGGCTCAACAGGTCGGCGCGATTCGATGTTAGTCCCGACAATTGCAGCTCGGCCGGGCGGTAATCGAAGAAACTCACCTTGATGAAGGCGGAGACCATGGTGGCGAAGTAGAGCGACGAGGAGATGTCGTAATGCTCTTCCGGCCGGATTTGCGCTAGTACCCTGGCGGCCCAGGCGAGATGGTAGACGTAGTGGCGATCGAAGCCGGTGGTGCCGGTATTGTCGTGGAGGCAGGGGTATCGGTCCTGCCAAAGCACGGGGAACCGCCCACCATTGACGCGCTCCAGAATTCGGTAGCGGCAAAAATCGCGGATAAAGCATGCGCGCTTTTTCAACTCAAGCTGCATCTCAAGCCTCGCCTCTATTAGTCATGGAGAATCACCAGGCGCCGCCAGAGCGGGCCGGCCAGGGCCAAGCTTGCATTCTTGGTTCCAACTGCCGGCCTGCAGCCCCTTGTCGTCCCCCTTGCCACGACGGTTCAAGTTACCTTCCCTGCCGTGGCCTGGCCAGGCATCTTTCCATGAAGCACAGACATGTAGCGATCGAAATCGTAGACGCGGTTCGCCATCTCGTAGGCAGCCCGCCTGAAGGCGTCCCTCTCCCTGTCGACCAGGTCCACCGCCCGTTTCAGTGTTGTGGGGTCCTCCAAGTCGACGTACACAAAGGGCGGACGGTCGGAGAGGTCACAACGGATGTTAGTCAGAACCGGGAGGCCGCTCCAGAGATACGCTGCGATCTTTCCTGACGAAAGGATCAGGTTGTCGAAGTTGGAACTCCCTGTGAGGTTCTGGTAAAAAGCGAGTCCGGCGTCGTACCCCGCGATCAGGCTGGCATGTGCCGCGTCGGTGTAGTAGGAGCTGTCGACGGCAGCATCAGGCAAGGCGGCAGCCAGTTCCGCAACCTGTACCAGG
Protein-coding sequences here:
- a CDS encoding alpha-1,2-fucosyltransferase is translated as MLQLPRDDGACRKRWHIRKDAMIVVRLAGGLGNQMFQYAAGRRLAQHHKVELKLDLSELENCPAGCTPRTFQLNTLNISAGIASPEEIASTFCLQETLWGLAWSKLRQVVGFPRATMVTERHFHFDPRVLSAPRQSYLVGYWQSEKYFDEVSDALRREFTCREPLSGENRRVAEAIGACNSVSVHVRRGDYVTNPASSETHGVCGMDYYHPCVEELCRTVPEPHLFLFSDEPEWVEAHFATGLPTTVVGHNGPELAHEDLRLMSLCRHNIIANSSFSWWGAWLNQNHGKIVFAPKKWLRDERHDTSDVVPAAWRKR
- a CDS encoding DUF268 domain-containing protein; the encoded protein is MQLELKKRACFIRDFCRYRILERVNGGRFPVLWQDRYPCLHDNTGTTGFDRHYVYHLAWAARVLAQIRPEEHYDISSSLYFATMVSAFIKVSFFDYRPAELQLSGLTSNRADLLSLPFADASVRSLSCMHVVEHVGLGRYGDRLDPEGDLKAAAELKRVLAPGGDLLFVVPIGKPRIAFNAHRIYSYDQVVSYFGELNLQQFALIPDDAQGGGIVTDAARELADAQNYGCGCFWFRKEGA
- a CDS encoding methyltransferase domain-containing protein encodes the protein MAQALVRKAGTDPLMHPKFVPILRCPVTGSGLSLSVEEYDGKGMVRTGVLTAADGVTRYPVVNGVPRFVSAQRYSGSFGYEWRRWPRVQFEADNAGRPMQGHTARMFRSVTEWEPDQLKGKLVVEFGCGSGRFLDQVRRCGGIAVGMDMSAAVEAARENFSADSDVLIVQGDILNPPFQPGSFDLAYSIGVLHHTPDPAQGLARLVSMVRPGGKLACCVYPKGGLYDHPSVHFLRNLHAKLGERLGRRFATGAALAYSYCSAGLLYHLLRLVGNAPLLGPRAVFALETRFLVNVPLPDLRWRILDVFDAITPHFASTHTGEEVKGWFAAAGCGDIRQTVWCATSFVAARPALPDGSG